One window of Saccharomyces mikatae IFO 1815 strain IFO1815 genome assembly, chromosome: 8 genomic DNA carries:
- the SMKI08G2560 gene encoding glycoside hydrolase family 28 protein, which yields MVFISSLLLSTLCTFVVASPLSKRDSCTLSGSSLSSLSTVKKCSSIIIKDLSVPAGQTLDLTGLTSGTTVTFEGTTTFQYKEWAGPLISISGSKINVVGASGHVIDGQGAKWWDGLGDKGKVKPKFVKLVLTGKSEVTGLNIKNAPHQVFSINKCSDLTINGVTIDIKDGDSAGGHNTDGFDVGSSTNVVIQGCTVYNQDDCIAVNSGTTIKFLNNYCYNGHGISVGSVGGRSDNTVNGFWAENNHVLNSANGLRIKTVKGATGSVSNVNFISNKISGIKSYGIVIEGDYLNGKTTGTATGGVPIKNLVMKDITGSVNSAAKRVKILVKNASNWKWSGVSISGGSSYSGCSGIPTGSGATC from the coding sequence ATGGTTTTTATTAGTTCATTACTTCTGTCTACCTTGTGCACTTTTGTTGTCGCAAGTCCTCTGTCGAAAAGAGATTCCTGTACTCTATCAGGATCCTCTTTGTCCTCACTCTCAACTGTGAAAAAATGCAGTAGCATCATTATTAAAGATTTAAGTGTTCCAGCTGGACAGACTTTAGATCTAACTGGGTTAACTAGTGGTACTACTGTTACCTTCGAAGGTACAACTACTTTCCAGTACAAGGAATGGGCTGGTCCTTTAATTTCAATCTCGGGGTCGAAAATAAATGTTGTTGGTGCGTCAGGACATGTTATTGATGGTCAAGGAGCTAAGTGGTGGGATGGCTTGGGTGACAAAGGCAAAGTTAAGCCAAAGTTTGTAAAACTAGTATTGACGGGCAAATCCGAAGTCACTGGGttaaatattaaaaatgcCCCACACCAAGTCTTCAGCATCAATAAATGCTCTGATTTGACTATCAATGGTGTAACAATCGATATAAAAGACGGTGATTCCGCAGGTGGTCACAACACAGATGGATTTGATGTTGGTAGCTCTACCAATGTTGTGATTCAGGGATGTACAGTTTATAATCAGGATGATTGTATTGCTGTGAATTCAGGTACAACtatcaaattcttgaacaaCTATTGCTATAATGGCCACGGTATTTCTGTAGGTTCTGTTGGTGGCCGTTCTGATAATACCGTGAATGGTTTTTGGGCTGAAAACAATCACGTTCTGAACTCTGCCAATGGGTTGAGAATTAAGACGGTAAAAGGTGCGACTGGATCAGTTTCTAACGTTAACTTCATTAGCAATAAGATTAGCGGCATAAAGAGTTACGGTATAGTTATTGAAGGTGATTACCTGAATGGCAAAACCACTGGCACTGCTACAGGAGGCGTTCCTattaagaatttagtgatGAAGGATATCACTGGGAGTGTGAACTCCGCAGCTAAGAGAGTTAAAATTTTAGTGAAAAATGCTTCCAACTGGAAATGGTCCGGGGTATCAATTTCCGGTGGTTCTTCATATTCTGGATGTTCTGGAATCCCAACTGGTTCTGGTGCAACATGCTAA